A stretch of Chanodichthys erythropterus isolate Z2021 chromosome 20, ASM2448905v1, whole genome shotgun sequence DNA encodes these proteins:
- the ddost gene encoding dolichyl-diphosphooligosaccharide--protein glycosyltransferase 48 kDa subunit, whose protein sequence is MAMGCLSMRDTATLATLTCKRRRATMIPRLSGGFSKSTLFALSLALMLQAVLGDGKTLVLLDNPNIRDTHSIFFRSLADRGFDLTFKTADDPGLSLIKYGQFLYDHLILFSPSVEDFGGNINVETITAFIDGGGNVLIAASSDIGDPLRELGSECGIEFDEEKTAVIDHHNYDVSDPGEHTLIVADPENLLKAPTIVGNPTDKPVLFKGVGMVADPDNSLVLDILTGSSTSYSYFPDRPITQYPHAVGKNTLLIAGLQARNNARVVFSGSLHFFSDAFFNSPVQKAAPGSKRYEQTGNQELAEALSRWVFKEAGVLRVGAVTHHPVGEGTPPAAYTITDLVEYSIVIEMLSGGKWVPFDGDDIQLEFVRIDPFVRTYLKKNGGKYSVQFKLPDVYGVFQFKVDYNRLGYTHLYSSTQVSVRPLQHTQYERFIPSAFPYYASAFSMMAGLFVFSFVFLHMREKEKSD, encoded by the exons ATGGCGATGGGTTGCTTGTCAATGAGGGACACCGCGACTCTTGCAACATTAACCTGCAAAAGACGGCGTGCTACAATGATTCCCAGATTGTCTGGCGGGTTCAGTAAAAGCACTCTGTTTGCTTTATCCCTGGCGTTAATGTTGCAGGCGGTTTTAGGAGACGGAAAGACTCTCGTTTTGCTGGACAATCCCAACATCAGAGACACTCATTCAATCTTCTTCCGCAGTTTAGCAG ATCGTGGGTTTGACCTTACCTTCAAGACTGCTGATGATCCTGGTCTCTCTTTGATAAAGTATGGCCAGTTCCTCTACGACCATCTCATCCTTTTCTCTCCATCAGTGGAAG ATTTTGGGGGCAACATCAACGTAGAGACCATTACGGCCTTCATTGATGGTGGAGGAAATGTTCTTATTGCTGCCAGCTCTGATATCG GTGACCCTCTGAGAGAGCTAGGCAGTGAATGTGGGATTGAATTCGATGAGGAGAAAACCGCTGTCATTGACCACCATAACTATGATGTGTCTGATCCTGGCGAG cacacGCTTATTGTTGCAGATCCAGAGAATCTTCTTAAAGCACCAACTATAGTTGGCAATCCCACTGATAAACCAGTCCTATTCAAAGGTGTTGG CATGGTGGCTGACCCAGATAACTCTCTGGTGCTAGACATTCTGACAGGATCCTCTACTTCATACTCCTACTTTCCTGATCGTCCCATCACACAG TATCCTCATGCAGTTGGAAAGAACACCCTACTGATTGCCGGTCTGCAGGCAAGAAACAACGCACGTGTGGTTTTCAGCGGGTCATTGCACTTCTTCAGTGATGCTTTCTTCAACTCCCCTGTGCAGAAGGCTGCCCCTGGGTCAAAGAG ATATGAACAGACTGGTAACCAGGAGCTGGCTGAGGCCCTGTCCCGCTGGGTGTTTAAGGAGGCAGGTGTTCTGAGGGTTGGGGCTGTTACCCATCATCCAGTTGGAGAGGGCACACCCCCTGCTGCCTATACCATCACTGACCTTGTG GAATACAGCATTGTGATTGAGATGCTTTCTGGTGGAAAGTGGGTGCCCTTTGATGGAGATGACATTCAGCTGGAATTTGTCAGAATTGATCCATTTGTTAGGACCTATCTTAAGAAAAATG GTGGAAAATACAGTGTACAGTTCAAGCTTCCAGATGTATATGGAGTTTTTCAGTTCAAAGTTGACTACAACAGACTTGGCTACACGCACCTGTACTCCTCAACCCAG GTGTCTGTCCGCCCCCTGCAGCATACCCAATATGAGCGCTTTATCCCCTCAGCCTTTCCATATTATGCCAGTGCCTTCTCTATGATGGCAGGACTCTTTGTCTTCAGTTTCGTCTTTCTGCAtatgagagaaaaagagaagtcTGATTAA